A window of the Cutaneotrichosporon cavernicola HIS019 DNA, chromosome: 6 genome harbors these coding sequences:
- a CDS encoding uncharacterized protein (Belongs to the mitochondrial carrier (TC 2.A.29) family) → MADNIVLTIVVACLIMMISAVIATIIVMPFKGSLIRLRANYNPRAVGFDGSDNTVGPRLTSLIGTMKRTYRLEGWYGLYKGAFPMLGFTMVVSILAVIFVGASAVRGPKGTYTIPKNGGVGMALFGMVLIVVTLPMTIVINRAIITPYRLPLNARESLRILLSDHERSSPLALFLTPGLLAVVALKSVATAIIAGMLRLALVGNEKKIEKIPIWGLIAFVLFQIVSVAWLCPLEVIMTKLSVQPNLGSEISVEDPEGDVPEGLRFAGQGEDVVGLRPTTDPYVGLVDAVRKIMDEEGWQALYRGWIWTMLGAVFASH, encoded by the exons ATGGCAGACAACATCGTCCTCACCATCGTCGTGGCATGTTTGATCATGATGATCTCGGCAGTGATCGCCACCATCATTGTCATGCCCTTTAAAGGCTCGCTCATCCGCTTGCGGGCCAACTACAACCCCCGCGCCGTTGGATTTGATGGGAGCGACAACACGGTCGGGCCGCGACTCACATCCCTCATTGGCACTATGAAGCGAACCTACCGTCTCGAGGGCTGGTATGGGCTTTACAAGG GCGCGTTCCCAATGCTCGGGTTCACAATGGTTGTATCCATCCTCGCGGTCATCTTTGTCGGTGCGAGTGCTGTCCGTGGTCCGAAGGGGACTTACACCATCCCTAAGAATGGCGGTGTTGGCATGGCGTTATTCGGCATGGTCCTCATTGTGGTTACGCTGCCGATGACCATTGTTATCAACCGCGCGATCATTACGCCCTATCGCCTCCCTTTGAACGCGCGCGAGTCGCTGCGTATCCTGCTCTCGGACCACGAGCGCTCATCTCCCCTCGCATTATTCCTTACTCCGGGTCtactcgccgtcgtcgcaCTCAAGAGCGTGGCGACCGCCATCATCGCCGGCATGCttcgcctcgccctcgttgGCAACGAGAAGAAGATCGAGAAGATCCCAATCTGGGGCCTCATCGCTTTTGTGCTCTTCCAGATTGTCTCGGTGGCGTGGCTCTGCCCGCTCGAGGTTATCATGACCAAGCTCAGCGTCCAGCCTAACCTTGGCAGCGAGAtcagcgtcgaggacccCGAGGGTGACGTCCCGGAAGGTCTCCGCTTCGCCGggcagggcgaggacgtcgtcgGTCTCCGGCCTACTACCGACCCGTACGTTGGTCTGGTTGACGCCGTACGCAAGatcatggacgaggaggggtggCAGGCACTCTACCGCGGTTGGATCTGGACCATGCTCGGCGCAGTTTTCGCCTCACACTAG
- the POL12 gene encoding uncharacterized protein (May play an essential role at the early stage of chromosomal DNA replication by coupling the polymerase alpha primase complex to the cellular replication machinery) has protein sequence MSDDDLRSAFPAASDPTILAELRSMAQIYSLSAQDLFYKHEAFLLSRPSGLRAKLSTFTLDVARELRKEIQREFSAKRVAATPDKVGVRKRPISSDIGGFLDNLTPQRPGRQRLSNAGNLVNIPSPHNAYATPSRTPTAAANSSAYRPTKLGVTPGRAAPTSPISGGETPGDLKPVSQPFRSRPQPLQLLETLNPHLTPSDGAPPGSRQRVKITHTADPKDWDYRYMFEKISVRSEALDEQIDEFAEVIKDAYALADLGDPHLPSEDDIYVVGRILSPPTDTSKASSTALYLQSSRVLGGGHVVPLRFAPAGELKVRGGAPGVRGFGLFPGALVCVKGRNGGGNAFVVNEVLQPPPIDPVMTQRDELLNHQQGEALGGLPISVHVVAGPYSVDSDLLYEPLDALIDVACYERPDVLVMLGPFVDAAHPLIQAGQLSVSPVELFREQVAARLARLHDASPATSVVLVPSVRDLISKHAAYPQAMLDREGGLGLLKKVRLLPNPGTFNINEVQIAVASPDILFHMRREEVFQRAEEAEPDPATPANPNPQGDPLANLVRHVLGHRHFYPLFPPPEKDAAEVNLDVTHWHQLRMEKAPDVLVLPSRLKHFAKTVDGTLAINPGHLSRMNAPGTFAKIAIHPSDAKALEVDAEMDDDHLTHDVFDRARTEVWRI, from the exons atgagcgacgacgacctccgCTCCGCGTTCCCAGCGGCGAGCGACCCCACCATACTCGCAGAGCTGCGGTCCATGGCGCAGATCTACTCCCTCTCAGCCCAGGACCTGTTCTACAAGCACGAGGctttcctcctctctcgcCCGTCAGGGCTACGCGCCAAGCTCAGCACGTTCACGCTCGATGTCGCGCGTGAGCTGCGCAAGGAAATCCAGCGCGAGTTTTCTGCCAAGCGCGTTGCGGCGACGCCGGACAAAGTTGGCGTGCGCAAGCGCCCGATCAGTTCGGACATTGGAGGCTTCCTCGACAATCTCACGCCGCAGCGTCCTGGCCGGCAGCGGCTCAGCAATGCGGGCAACCTCGTTAACATCCCTTCCCCTCACAACGCTTACGCCACGCCATCCAGAACACCCACAGCTGCAGCAAACTCGAGCGCATACCGCCccaccaagctcggcgtGACCCCTGGCCGTGCTGCTCCTACATCCCCAAtcagcggcggcgagacTCCAGG tgACCTCAAGCCCGTGTCGCAGCCCTTTCGCTCCCgaccccagcccctccagctcctcgaaACGCTCAACCCCCACCTCACGCCCAGCGACGGTGCGCCACCGGGTTCGCGGCAACGCGTCAAAATCACCCACACTGCCGACCCCAAGGATTGGGACTACCGATACATGTTCGAGAAGATCAGCGTGCGTTCCGAGGCTCTGGACGAGCAGATTGACGAGTTCGCCGAAGTCATCAAGGATGCGTATGCGCTCGCAGACCTTGGCGACCCCCATCTTCCTTCAGAGGACGACATCTACGTCGTTGGCCGAATCCTCTCCCCGCCCACTGATACCTCCAAGGCTTCCTCCACGGCGCTCTACCTCCAGAGTTCGCGCGTGTTGGGAGGCGGGCACGTCGTCCCTCTGCGCTTCGCTCCAGCGGGCGAGCTCAAGGTGCGCGGTGGTGCGCCGGGTGTAAGAGGTTTTGGGCTGTTTCCCGGCGCTCTTGTTTGTGTGAAAGGGCGCAACGGAGGCGGCAACGCGTTCGTCGTGAACGAGGTTCTCCAACCGCCTCCCATTGATCCAGTGATGACGCAGCGCGATGAACTCCTCAACCATCAGCAGGGCGAGGCACTCGGCGGATTGCCCATCTCCGTCCACGTTGTCGCTGGGCCGTACTCCGTCGACAGCGACTTGCTATACGAGCCACTCGACGCGTTGATCGATGTCGCATGCTACGAGCGGCCagacgtcctcgtcatg CTCGGGCCAttcgtcgacgccgcgcaccCCCTCATCCAGGCAGGACAGCTCTCCGTTTCCCCCGTCGAACTCTTCCGCGAACAGGTTGCAGCTCGCCTCGCGCGTCTGCACGACGCCTCGCCTGCCACTTCCGTCGTGCTCGTCCCGAGCGTGCGTGATCTCATCTCAAAGCACGCCGCCTACCCCCAGGCGATGCTGGATAGGGAGGGCGGCCTCGGACTCTTGAAGAAGGTCCGCTTGCTGCCAAACCCAGGTACATTCAACATCAACGAGGTGCAGATCGCTGTTGCCTCCCCCGACATCCTTTTCCACATGCGCAGGGAAGAGGTGTTCCaacgcgccgaggaggccgaaCCTGACCCGGCCACTCCAgccaaccccaacccccagGGCGACCCACTGGCCAATCTTGTGCGGCACGTGTTGGGCCACAGGCACTTCTATCCGCTCTTCCCGCCACCCGAGAAGGACGCGGCAGAGGTTAACCTCGACGTGACGCACTGGCACCAGCTGCGGATGGAGAAGGCGCCGGATGTGCTTGTGCTTCCCTCGCGGTTGAAGCATTTTGCCAAG ACTGTGGATGGCACGCTTGCGATCAACCCTGGTCACCTGTCGCGCATGAACGCACCAGGCACCTTTGCAAAGATCGCAATCCACCCGTCTGACGCGAAGGCGCTCGAAGTCGATGCGGAaatggacgacgaccatCTCACGCACGACGTGTTTGACCGTGCGCGAACCGAGGTTTGGCGGATCTAG